The Halarchaeum grantii sequence CCAGAAAAGGTTGCAGCGATACCTATGGGTGTTCACCTCGGTTCCACAGGCTGGAGGAGATCTGAACAACACCTACAGTTGCCAGTTCCTTGAGTGGATAGTTTCTTCTTGGCATGTTTGGTTGAATCGCAGTATAGATACAAACTGCTCATCTCTATATTAAAGCCGACCATCACCAGCAACAGCTGTGGCAACTATCACAGAACCATAAATAAAAACATGTCGATATATGACCGATACATTTACATATCTATAGGATATAATTTATGATGCTGGTAGTCATGGTTTCCAGATATCGATTAGGAACTCCATGACACTATCCAAGTGAGGGTGAGTCTCAGTTACCTTCTGGTGACTGAGGGAGGTTGGAATCCATACTCTCACTTTCAGCAGGATTCTGTAGTAGGTTCTACAGCCTGAGCAGACTTAACTTGAAGGCGATTCACAGTTTGGAAGAGCAAACGGGGTTGTGCGTAGCAAGGTACAACGTCTAAGTTCCAAGACAGTACTGACGGCATTGGCCCGGGCTAATTGAGGGCATGAGGGCGATCCTGAGGGAGGGGCAGCTTAGCCCGAGCCATATAATCCATCGTTCTATTACCATATAAATAGTTGTCATCACTAACTCGGATGAAAATAGACGGGTTATCCAGAAAAGAGTGCAAGTATGGCTATCGTTGATTTGTCCAATAAATGTTCGGTGGGAACACGACCAGTCGGTGTGAAGATTATCCCTCATTCTCTTCCGAGAGGGCAATCTCAACTGCTTTTGACCAAGACCCAAATCGGTTCGAGTACGTCGTAGGGGAGTGCTTTCCGAATTCGTCCATTTCCTTCATTGTCGGCTCCCCACCGACTCGTTCAGAAAGCCGTTGTAATTCCGCAATTAGTTCGTCTTCACGTATTCTCGCAGTCTTCCCGACTCGAGTCGATTCAAAGCCGGCAGTAGTTAGTGCTCGATTCCATGATCCGAACCGTCGTCGATACGAATCGGCACTATATCTCCCATATTCGTCTAACTGCTCTCGACTGGGCTGTTCACCGAGTTCATCTGCGAGCCGATGCAATTCTTCGACAAGCTCGTCTTTCGTTATTTTTCGAGGGCTCTCTGTCTTAATCCCCGCAGCCTTGAGAGCGCTTTCCCAAGAGCCGAATTGTCGACGATAGGTCGCAGCCGAATACTCCCCAATCTCATCCATATCACGGACCTTCGGTCTTCCATCCACTTCCTGGTCTAACCGACGCAGTTCCTGAAGTAAGTCCTCTTGCTCAACT is a genomic window containing:
- a CDS encoding homing endonuclease associated repeat-containing protein, with translation MGISDTDLLAEIQRLADDNSSPPSLSEMQNNGEYSTTTYFNRFGSWKGALERAGFNPRSNARRVEQEDLLQELRRLDQEVDGRPKVRDMDEIGEYSAATYRRQFGSWESALKAAGIKTESPRKITKDELVEELHRLADELGEQPSREQLDEYGRYSADSYRRRFGSWNRALTTAGFESTRVGKTARIREDELIAELQRLSERVGGEPTMKEMDEFGKHSPTTYSNRFGSWSKAVEIALSEENEG